A segment of the Cervus elaphus chromosome 24, mCerEla1.1, whole genome shotgun sequence genome:
CAGATCACTGTAACAAGGAAATAGAAACTAGAAGCCCCTGCCTTCACAGCTGTGTGATCGTCACTCCACTCTGACTTGAGAACCacccacagattttttttttttttatcatgttgctgaatcttagtttcctgaccagggatcgaacctgtaccccccgctgtggaagtgtggagtcctaaccactggaccacctgtgAACTGCTCCACCCACAGATCTCTATTTTTCCTTCCCCCATTTCATGTCCCCTAACgtacgtgtgtgtgcacgtgcatgcacacacactagcCTATAGTGCAGACCTTGGGTGAAGTATGTGGTCTTGTTAACTGCAGAGCCCTTGCAGTTAGCCACTTGCTTGGAGAGGTGTGAGGATAAGTGTTACACTCATTGCTGGCTAACTTTCCAGATTAGAGACCCTATGGACAGTCAGGCCAACCTGGACAGGAAATTTCTGTCAAGCTTTTGTCACATGAACGCGGTCAGCAGAAGAGGCCCTGCCAGGTcatgaggcagaagaccaagccATGCTATGCTCCAAGGGCTCTGGGTGGTTTGTCCACAGGATGTGTAACAGTTACTGTTCCCCTGGGGACTCTGCTGGTGTAGATGGAGCCCTGGTCCCTGCCCCAGGCTGAGCTTGAACTTCTCTGGGCATCCCTGGGACACTTACTGGGACTCTTGGGGGCTAGATAGAGTGAGGCTAAGGAGCTCCTGCAAAGTCAGGACTAGGGGCCTGGCCACAACAACTCTGCCTGAGAAGCCAGCACCTCTAACCATGACAATGAGATCTTTGTCAAGGCCATCCATCAGGGACCCTGGAGAGCGTACACTGGTCATCCCCTCTCCCAACCCTGTGGAGCTCATGGCCCCTGCCCTCTGCCACGCTCGGCCATGCCCTTGGCACCAGCTGACCCTACGTGAGGCCTGACCTCCAGGCCCTCCGTGTCCTGGGGGCCTCACCCAGTCCTGGCTTCTGGGGACACAGTCACAGACTGTGCAGTTGAGCAGACCTGCAGACGTCACGCAGGGAGGgaaactgagggcaagagaggTGGGGTTCTGGCAGTGTCAGAGGGACATTGGCCAGAGATCAAGGCTGGGTTCCAGGCCTTTATTCTCCAGCCCAGAGAACCGGGGTTTCCTGGAGTCCTCAGGCTGGGATAAGGTGATTCAGAACCTCCACTTGCCACCTCCTGCCCAGCATGATCACATCAGGAGGCAGGAGTCACTCCACTTCTGGGAGGGCCAAGAGGCTGCCCACTGTCCCACCAGAGCATTGCCCAGCCCCTATTCCAACTAGGGAGGCTCTCTGCCCAAAGTATCCCTGGCCCCAGGCTGCCCTCCACCCCCCATCCAGATCCAGTTCTAACCCCTTCCTGATCAGAGCCCAGGCTGGTCCTCAATGCAGCCCTGAAGCCAGGGTGGCCCTAGATTGTGCCCAAAGACACCAGGCCTCCGAGTCCCACTCAGCCCTGCTTGTTCCTATCTCAGCCAAGGCCGGGATCCTTCAGGCTCTGGCTGGGAACTAGGCATATTACTCTGCTGCTGACAGCACAACCAAATTCTTGAATCCCAAAGAGTTAAAAATACCAAGATGTCTTGAGAGGTAAAgggagttcttaaaaaaaaaaatatgtgtcaaAATCTAAGTTAAATTTATATGGGGTTTGAAAGCACCGGGCATATTCTTGTAAGAACTCTGCCAAGGGTCCTGAGTGCCTCTAGGGGAGGCAGGCCGGTCTGGGCGTACTGGTGCCAGGCGACAATGGTTCAGCAAGGTGCTTAGAGGGCGTGGTCAGGCGTATTTGCTCAGGCTCAAAAGGAAAATCGGTTATTCCCAGAAAGGATGTTTTTCAGCTTGCAGGTGAAGCCCCAGGGGGCAGAagggctgggagggaaggcagaggCTTGCGGCAGAAGGGCTGGCCCAAGGGGGCTGAACGGTGGCAGAGCGCCTCCTGGCGGTGAGATGGTGACAGGAACTGCAGAGAACGGCAAAGGGCTCGGGGCTCCATCTTTGGCCGGGAGATAGGGCGGCGGAGCTGGGAAGGAGTTTCGGGAGCCAACGTCTTTCAGGGCAGCTTTAGGAGCGGGTGGAGGGGAGGCGTTCTGCGCAAGTGTGCTGGCCGCGTCCTGGGTGCTGGGAGGAGCACCCTGCACGGCCCCGCGCTGAGATCTGGGTCCCTCTTCCGGCTTCTGGAGAGGAGCTGGCGACGTTGCGGCTGCGTCTGTCTTCTGGGGGTAGGTGATTTCTCCAGTTACCTCGTTTATCCAGAAAAATGTATCTTGAGTTTTCTTCCCGTGTCCAAATCGACTCTTTGACATAGCTACAGGGGAGAAAATAGAGACAACACAGGAGCGTCCTCAGTCTTCCATCCTGAGGACGGAGGGCTCCACCCACTGATTCAAAGGGAACCATCGGCCACTGGGCTTCTATAAACCACCTGTGCTAGCCCTCTGTCATTCAAGATGCTCCAGAAATCTTCCCAGGACCAAGAATAGACCTACCTGGAGGCTCCAATGAAttctagaaacttttttttttcttggtagtaCCCGTGGGTCTTATGGGATCTTAAtccccagaccaaggattgaactcctgcctagcaatgaaagcacagagccctaaccactggaccacagggactTTCCTAggttcttttgtttcttaattaccttttcaaattttaacattttaaaagtatactaAAAAGTATActttaggggctttcctggtccagtggttaagaaaccgcctgccaattcaggggacacagtttcaatccttggtcctggaagatcccatatgctgcagggcaactaaacctgcaagccacagctactgagcttgtgccctgcaccaagagaagtcacagcaatgagaagcccatgcactgcaatgaagagtagcccccggtcaccacaactagagaaagcccacagcaacgaagacctagtgcagtcaaaaataaatcagtaaaaataaaatttttttaagtatacttTACATCTTTATCTAGTTCAGAtacgcttgtgtgtgtgtgtttgtgtgaatgcATGTGCTTGTGTGTGAATGAATACTAACAGTTTCATGAAATGTCAGTGGTTGTGTGCCATGGTCTCTGATATTTTCTATGCAACTGAGTTCCCCCATAATCTTTTAAGAAAATGCTCATTGCCATTCCTGAAACTCATTTTATAAAGGAAGCAACAATGATTAAAGAATGACAGCTTCAAAAACGCTGTCTTAGATTAACAGGAAAACGGAGAATGCTGGACCTTCTACAAAGACACCAAAAAAAATCACTCTTACAAATTTTACAAACACATGACCATGTGTAGTCAGTGAAAAGGCCCCCTAAAGATGTCCTTGCCCTAGTCTTTGGAACCTGAATATGAATATGTTTTATTATCTGGCCAAGGgaactttgcagatgtaattaaaatGATGGACCTAAATCTAGGGCATACTATCCTGTATCACCTGGGTGCCCCAACCGAATCACTTGGGCTTTCTGAAACATAGAGAACTTTTTCTCACTGGGGTCAGAGAGATAGAACAGAAGAAGTAGAAGACAAACTAAGTATGAGAAGGATTCTACTGCCATCGCTGGCTTGATGACGGCAGGACCGAGTGAAGACCGTGAGAAGGAAGTCAACTCTGTCAACAAAATGAATGAGCCTAGAAGTGGATTTTCCTCAGAGTCTCCAGGTAAGAGCCAAGGATAGACAAAAACCTTGATGGCAGTCTTGTGAGACCCTAAGCAGAGGAACAAGCAACACTTGGCAGTCTCAGGCTCTGTGAGATAGTAAATGGCTCTTGTTCCAAGCAGCtaaatttgtggtcatttgttactgCGACAACAAACTCACACACCATGGGAACACTTTTCCAGGAACACTGCAAGAGGGAGGCTTCAAAGCTGATAGTTTCTGAGCTCAGGGTAAGCCTGCCTTGGTGTGGGCCTCTTGGCCAGTCTGGAgattcctctttccttctttcaagaTTGATAATTGCTTCACTTTCATTAGAATGGACAGGGACTGTCACCCCTGAGAAACATCAAGTTACACTACCTAGAACATCAAGGAGCTTTCAAGATTCTGACACCTACATCCTATGTGAAGCTCTGATTTGCCCTCAGGCAGAGAGGATTTCTCCACCTTCCCCAGTGGTCCACAAGGCCATGGAGAAGTCAGCACACTCGGCAggattcccagaatcagggttgtTTGTAGCAAGGGCACAATGGTTTGAACAGGTAGGGGCTGGCCAGGAGCTAGGTAGCTAAAAAGGTGTGAAGGATTTGAAGCTCACCTGTCAGAAGGTGCTGGAGGGAGGAGTCTATGGAGGGAGCTTCAGAGAGAAAGGGCCGTAGAAGACTGGGGGCTCCTAGCAACCTTATTATTGTGTAAAGTGCTTCCCACCCTATCCCAGCCCAGATTCTACCTAGTAACCTCAACTCTTTCCAGCAAAGCCATACACACACCTCACCCCTCCTCCGGACCCCTCTGCCATAGCACCTGAGATCCCAACCTAGAGGTGTCCCTGACACCTGCCCTTGCCTTTCCCCGAGTTGCCAACTTGTGCCAGCTCCCCTGCATGGCTCCACAAAGCAGCATCTGTTTTCTCTAGGATACAAGCCTATAGACAAGGGGGTGTGTCCTCCCCTGGCAGGGTTAGTTCATGTTAGCATAGTGGATGCCAGGCTAGAAATTTCTCACAGATCTACTCCCTACTCAGCTGGGCGTGGCTCACCCTTGGACCCAAACTTTCTCTGCAGCCTCAGCTCCCTGAGAACTAGACCTGTTCCCCATGGTGGCTTGTTTGCTGGAGCAACACATCATTTTTTTTCAAGCAGGACGCATCGCTTCCTTCCTTTCCATACATCAGGAATTATTAAGTGCTGGCTTCAAATATCTTTTGGCTAATTTAATTTTCAAGGAccagggacttcctggcagtccagtggttaagatgctgaGTTCCCAATAtcgggggcatgggtttgatccctcgtcaggaaacgaagatcccacatgccccatgaaggagggaaaaaaatttcaaggACCAAATTATGTCAGAATCAGACACtcttttttgtgtatgtgcatgtctaaatttttcctctttccttacaGAGAAGAATAATTAGCTATCTATCTAAAGTCAATTCCCTCTTATTTTTTCCTGTCACACTTTATCTCTTTTCCCTCTCCTGAATATGTGAAGGATTTACTTATCAAAAAATGCATTCGGATGTTATATATATACtctatgaacatttaggttggATGAAGCCAAAATTGtctaaataagaaaaaggaaagaaatgttacTAAAGTATTTCTATTTATGAACATTGGAAAGTATACTTGGGAGTTTCCGGGCTGGTGGACACATGGAAATGCTGGCACGTTGGTCATTCAGACAGGGCATGGATGTTACCGTGTgagtctcttccatctggctgttcctggcttatatcctataataaaccagtaatctagggaggaaaaaaagtatatttaccTAATAGCCTTTGTAACTATtatgaaataataagaaattaatttaaaagaaaatctgctaaaaaaaaaaaaagaaagaaaatctgatatGATTCAGTCTTCactaatttatcatttaaaaacatgttaaCACAATATTTTGGTTTGTCTAAGACCAAAATTAAATTTCTCATGGTTCAAACTTCCTATATTTCTTATACTGGTTTCATTAGTTAAATATGTTTCCATTATATTCCATTCTATAACTTAGTGGAAAGTAGGCCTCATCCAATCCATTGAAgacctgaaggaaaaaaaaaaaagctctcatgACTGTCTTCAGCCTGTAATGTCAGTCTTCTTGTGCCTTTGGCCTCCAACTTAGACTGGAACTTCAGTAGCAGCTCTCCTGAGTCTGGACTTCTCAGCTTTCATAATAATGtaagccaattccttataataacacacactctctctctacacatacacacacacatacacacatgttgtTGGCTCCATTTCTCTGGACAACCCTAATACAGTCTTTTTAAATGACTACATTAGTAGAGGTTCCTTTTTTGTCACCAAACTATTCTGCTAATTCTCAGTCCTTTCAGCATACACTTAAATCCTGTTGTTAGCAATTCCCTTGCATAgatctagttttcttttctttttcttttttttttcaaaaaaacatatttacaaaatgttcatatttttaaagattgcaGAAATAAATTCACCCTTAAAAATAAAGACTGCTCCTCAAAACTAAATTTCCCAGAAATTATAAGTTCACAGGACTAAAACAATTGCCCTTGCCCAGGCACATTAACCAGCAAAAACAGAGAGGTACATATTTACACTGGTAGCAAAGGTGCTTTCCTCCACAAATTGCCTTGGAGGGTCCACGTGACAGCACAGGGTGAGCGCTATGACTGACTGAAGACCTTGATGTCATAAACGCCAGGTGCCAGAGAATAAAAGGAGATGGccgtggggcagggaggggatgaCCAGACTTCAGCAACTCTTCCTCCTGGTTCTTTCCTTTGAAGTCCTCCTCCCCTCAAGCCCACTGAACATGGCCTTCGAACCCACGTAGCATTCTAGTCCCAGGCCCAAAGTCTTCTCATTGCCCCTCAATTGGACCCACCTTTTTCACCCAGCGTCTAACAGCTGAATAGCTGCTCAGATCTTGAAACCTACTCCAACCTAGAAGGTAAGGGCTTTCAGTGACCAGGAAGGATGGTCACTTCATACCTCCTAAAAGAAATAGAACTCACAAATGCATAGGAAACAGCCTTTGGCAAACAAGGGTGTCACTTATTTAGACCAGGAGTGGACTTGGATACATTGGACTGAAGCTCTGATCAAACCTAAAAATAAACTTTGGACAGTTTAGGAGACCTTTCTTGTTCCTGGAAAAGCTTCTTAAAAGCTGTACTCCCACGGGGCATGGGGTTAGTTCATCGAAGCCCAGGGACCATGGGGTTCCTTGCCAAGTGAGGGGTGGATCCCTCCATTGCCCACTGATGGAGAACTCACCGAGGTTTTCTCTCCCCTCCTGTAGATGTCTAGAAGTCAGGTGGGGTCAAAGAACAGGCCTCTACCCACATTTATGTGGGTAAATGAAGTCACAGCACAAGTCACCTACCCCACGTGGAAGACAGATCCTCCGGCACTGTCTCCTGCTTGTCTGCTGAACCTGACATGTGAACCGCCATCTGGATGTGGGGCTGGGGATGTGGTTGCCCCCTGTCCCAGAGGCCCACCTATTGTCCCTACACAGACATGGGGTCCAGCGTCACCCCCTGCTGCTGCCTCTCCAAGAAAAAGTGGCCCAAAGAGCCCTGGCTACTCTCCAGGTGCTGACCAGGGGCCTGTTACTCTCAACAGACCTCCATCGCTGCCAGATACAGGGCCTCCTCCGCTCTGCAAGCCATCCACACCACCCCCTCAGCCACTGCCCGCTACATTCCCCTCCCCACAAGGCACTCTCCCAGCGCAGGGGCTTTCCTACTTCCATGATTTGTCCCTGAAGCTGACATCCTTCAGCCCCGAGAAAGTCATCTTCCAGGTTGTTAGCCTCACTCACAGGATG
Coding sequences within it:
- the C24H3orf86 gene encoding uncharacterized protein C3orf86 homolog isoform X1, with amino-acid sequence MEETHTVTSMPCLNDQRASISMCPPARKLPTMSKSRFGHGKKTQDTFFWINEVTGEITYPQKTDAAATSPAPLQKPEEGPRSQRGAVQGAPPSTQDAASTLAQNASPPPAPKAALKDVGSRNSFPAPPPYLPAKDGAPSPLPFSAVPVTISPPGGALPPFSPLGPALLPQASAFPPSPSAPWGFTCKLKNILSGNNRFSF
- the C24H3orf86 gene encoding uncharacterized protein C3orf86 homolog isoform X2, translated to MSKSRFGHGKKTQDTFFWINEVTGEITYPQKTDAAATSPAPLQKPEEGPRSQRGAVQGAPPSTQDAASTLAQNASPPPAPKAALKDVGSRNSFPAPPPYLPAKDGAPSPLPFSAVPVTISPPGGALPPFSPLGPALLPQASAFPPSPSAPWGFTCKLKNILSGNNRFSF